The following coding sequences lie in one Klebsiella huaxiensis genomic window:
- a CDS encoding ABC transporter permease — MINTLLYRILLAVPTMLGVAVICFMLVQIAPGDPLVSVMPPDASEALRQTLMQAYGFDKPLPLQFVHWLWRALHGDLGMSVATGRPVIGEVMTAVTYSLRLALLATVIGFVLGSLFGFVAGYFRNSIIDRLASVLSVFGVSVPHYWLGMLLVIIFSVKLALLPATGGGPIGEVGWQWDWEHLQFMLLPAFTLSVIPTGIIARTVRSQVADILSQEFIVGLRARGLNESRIFLHVVKNAAPTALAVMGLQVGYLMGGSILVETVFSWPGTGMLLNTAIFQRDLPLLQGTIWVLALFFVLLNLLVDILQTTLDPRIKRS; from the coding sequence ATGATCAATACGCTGCTATATCGCATCCTGCTGGCCGTCCCCACCATGCTTGGGGTGGCGGTAATCTGTTTTATGCTGGTGCAAATAGCACCGGGTGACCCGCTGGTGTCGGTGATGCCGCCGGACGCCTCGGAAGCGCTGCGTCAGACCTTAATGCAGGCCTACGGTTTTGATAAACCGCTGCCGCTGCAGTTTGTTCACTGGCTATGGCGGGCGCTGCACGGCGATTTGGGTATGTCGGTCGCCACCGGGCGCCCGGTGATTGGCGAAGTGATGACGGCGGTGACTTACTCTCTGCGTCTGGCGCTGCTGGCGACGGTGATTGGCTTTGTGCTGGGTAGCCTGTTTGGTTTTGTCGCCGGTTACTTTCGTAACAGCATTATCGACCGCCTGGCTTCGGTGCTGTCGGTGTTTGGCGTTAGCGTGCCGCACTACTGGCTGGGGATGCTGCTGGTCATCATTTTTAGCGTCAAACTCGCGCTGCTGCCGGCCACCGGCGGCGGGCCGATTGGCGAGGTGGGCTGGCAGTGGGACTGGGAACATCTGCAGTTTATGCTGCTGCCTGCTTTTACGCTGTCGGTGATCCCAACCGGGATTATTGCCCGCACCGTCCGTTCGCAAGTGGCGGATATTCTTAGCCAGGAGTTTATCGTCGGCCTGCGCGCCCGGGGGCTTAACGAGTCGCGAATCTTTCTGCACGTGGTGAAAAACGCCGCCCCGACCGCGCTGGCGGTAATGGGCCTGCAGGTTGGCTATCTGATGGGCGGCTCGATTCTGGTGGAAACCGTCTTCTCCTGGCCCGGTACCGGGATGCTGCTAAACACCGCCATTTTCCAGCGTGACCTGCCGCTATTGCAGGGCACCATCTGGGTGCTGGCGCTGTTCTTTGTGCTGCTCAATCTGCTGGTGGATATTCTGCAAACCACTCTCGACCCGCGAATTAAGAGGAGCTGA
- a CDS encoding ABC transporter substrate-binding protein: MLKKKLLSRKCHLAVAVSGALALFAALPAHASTLRIAMTAADIPLTLGQPDQGFEGNRFTGIPLYDALVEWDLSQGEKPSGLVPGLATEWHVDPQDQSRWIFTLRPGVKFHDGSEVNADAIVWNVDKVLNKTAPQYAPGQIGNTLSRMPTLTGAQKIDDHTVVLTTSEPDALLPYNITNLFIVSPTAWQKLYDAVPTSSGDTAARSKQAWTEFAAHAVGSGPFKMEKLVPRQQLILDKNPDYWNKDRIPRVDKVVLIPLPEANARTAALLSKQVDWIEAPAPDAVDQIKAQGFKIYANTQPHLWPWQFSFEEGSPWKDIRVRKAANLCLNRAELKSYLGGYMTEATGVYEADSPWRGKPTFQIKYDPDTARKLMTEAGYSAGKPLHVTVATSASGSGQMQPLPMNEYIQQSLKSCFFNVDIKVNEWNTLFTNWRLGAKDPSAKGIDAINVSAAVNDPYFGMIRFSTAKAFPPVATNWGYFSTPETEKLATAVKHAFTPAEMDKAAGELHAALVDQVPFLFVAHDVGPRAISPAVTGVVQPQSWFIDLSLVSKKE, translated from the coding sequence ATGCTGAAGAAAAAATTACTCTCACGTAAATGCCATCTCGCCGTTGCTGTTAGCGGGGCATTGGCGCTGTTTGCCGCTTTACCGGCTCATGCCTCAACGTTGCGGATAGCGATGACCGCCGCCGACATCCCTTTAACCCTCGGTCAGCCCGATCAGGGTTTTGAAGGTAACCGCTTCACCGGCATCCCGCTCTACGACGCTCTTGTTGAGTGGGATCTGTCGCAAGGGGAAAAGCCCAGCGGCTTGGTTCCGGGGCTGGCGACCGAGTGGCACGTTGACCCGCAAGATCAAAGTCGCTGGATTTTCACCCTGCGCCCGGGAGTGAAGTTTCACGATGGCTCGGAGGTCAACGCCGATGCTATTGTCTGGAACGTGGATAAAGTGCTGAATAAAACCGCTCCGCAGTACGCTCCGGGCCAGATTGGCAACACGCTTTCGCGCATGCCGACCCTGACCGGTGCGCAGAAGATTGACGACCACACCGTGGTGTTGACCACCTCCGAGCCGGATGCGCTACTGCCGTACAATATCACCAACCTGTTTATCGTTTCCCCGACGGCGTGGCAGAAGCTGTATGACGCGGTACCGACAAGCAGCGGCGATACCGCCGCGCGTAGTAAGCAGGCATGGACTGAATTCGCCGCCCATGCGGTGGGCAGCGGCCCGTTTAAAATGGAAAAACTGGTTCCCCGCCAGCAGCTGATCCTCGACAAAAACCCCGACTACTGGAACAAAGATCGCATTCCTCGGGTGGATAAAGTGGTGCTGATCCCGCTGCCGGAAGCCAACGCCCGCACCGCGGCGCTGCTCTCAAAGCAGGTGGACTGGATTGAAGCCCCGGCCCCGGACGCGGTCGATCAAATCAAAGCCCAGGGTTTTAAAATCTACGCCAATACCCAGCCGCACCTGTGGCCGTGGCAGTTCTCCTTCGAAGAGGGCTCGCCGTGGAAAGATATTCGCGTGCGCAAAGCCGCCAACCTGTGCCTTAACCGCGCCGAGCTGAAAAGCTATCTCGGCGGCTATATGACCGAGGCGACCGGCGTCTATGAGGCCGACAGCCCGTGGCGCGGTAAGCCTACTTTCCAGATTAAGTATGACCCGGACACCGCCCGCAAGCTGATGACTGAAGCCGGATATAGCGCCGGTAAGCCGCTGCACGTGACCGTTGCCACTTCGGCATCCGGTTCCGGGCAGATGCAGCCGCTGCCGATGAACGAGTACATCCAGCAGAGCCTGAAAAGCTGCTTCTTTAACGTCGATATCAAAGTTAACGAATGGAACACCCTGTTTACTAACTGGCGTCTCGGAGCGAAAGATCCGTCCGCGAAGGGGATCGACGCGATCAACGTCAGCGCCGCGGTGAACGACCCCTATTTCGGCATGATCCGCTTCTCTACCGCCAAAGCCTTCCCGCCGGTCGCAACGAACTGGGGCTACTTCTCGACCCCGGAAACCGAAAAGCTGGCCACGGCGGTGAAGCACGCCTTTACTCCGGCTGAAATGGATAAAGCCGCCGGTGAGCTGCACGCCGCGCTGGTCGATCAGGTGCCGTTCCTGTTCGTTGCCCACGATGTCGGGCCACGGGCGATATCACCTGCCGTCACCGGGGTGGTACAGCCGCAAAGCTGGTTTATCGACCTCAGTCTGGTGAGCAAAAAAGAGTAA